The Amphiura filiformis chromosome 1, Afil_fr2py, whole genome shotgun sequence nucleotide sequence tttaattTGACAATCCCCTCAAATTTATCTAAATCCCAGGGTAAGAATGTGTGTCATTTTAAGTTGCATGTTCCttgaaaatattgctttataaacTAATTTAAGCGGTACTGCAACGACTCATATAAGCTTGATGGTATCATAACAACTTTTGTATCCATCCTTCTACATAGGAGACACGCTTAATATAGCTGGCGTCCAATTGCCAAATATGGTATTCTATACAAAAATGggaaaataatcaaaatacaaTGTCGTTTCCAACATCGGGATCAAAACAAGACAACACTGGGATGTGATAACACACTAATATGGTTATTATCTATTAAACAATAGCAGTCACTAGGTCTCATTCCTACGAAATTAATGAATACAGAAGAACCCCAACTACTTTTAATTTCagcaaaagaaaacaaatgaCTAAAAGCATTTCTCAACATTATTTCTGTTTAAGTAAAAATTCTTGCAACAGTGTACTTCTATAGACCCTGTAAAAAGTTGATTGCAAGAAATGCTTCTACGCATTTGTATACTTCTGACACTTCGAAACCAGTGCCTAATTCTACATGTTATTGTTACTAGTAGTTACTTTTTATGAACTCTAGGCTATCATGAACATGAGTTACTAAATTTCTATTAACTCATCATGAACATTAGTTACTAATTTCTATAAGCAACAAGaatttttaattataataatCCAACTGAGATTTAATAAGAACTATTAAATGAGCAGCAACTCTAGCTCATTTCCCAGGTGTCATTCTGACATACCAAATCAAAAGCAAAAATCATAAAACGTACAGTAATACTTCAAAACTGAAAGTCTCCAGCTTGGCTATTTGATATCTTTATATAGTAACAAATGGAATGCCATTCCATAATGGAACTCAAATTCACTTGATCAAAACTGAACAAGTGTGACTGATAAATTAGGTAAAGAGATACAATGTACCTTGAAAGATCGCACAATATGTCAATATGGATTTAATTAACGACCTCTGCACACTAGTCTGAACACCAGGTTAAGTTTCATCAAACTGTGTGCTATGATTGGATCTGATTTTTGCAGTGagaacatgcacatgtatttcatATGAAACCTCTGGAACTATATGTTCCAATTCTGATTCATTACAACCTTTGATGCTATTGAAGTCATCATGAGTCATTCAATGGATGAATGCTTCATCACGgtttttaatttataaaatagcATATTTTAATATTGGTTTATATTATTTCATAAGTATGTAAATAAAAGACCCTTTGAACACTTGTTTTTAACTTCATGTAAAAACTAGTTACCAAAATGGGCTAGTTAAAGAGGAGTTTGCAAGTACATGTTATACAATTtaatttttaatacaaaaagttcaCCCATACAGGCTACAACTGCAATACTATCAAAGTGAAAATGATTGTGCTACATTTAATCTCATGTTCTAAGCAGCTACCATGAAAATATTAATGCATCAATATAATTATTCCTTTTGTGTACATGAAGCTTACAATCATGAATTAAAAAACAGGTGAAGCACAACAATTTCCACTTCAACAGTAGCGTAGTCACTTTCTTAAGAGGTCATTCATTTCATGACTAAAAATGTTCATATTTGCTGTCAATAAAATCTCAAAAATGTTTACGTACACAGAAAACTTTTTCAGGTAGGTATatcataaataaatgaaataaaccaAAATCACCAGCTCCTATATCATATCACACACTGATACCTTGAGATGGAAAGTACTAAATATGCTGGATCTTTAATAGATGTAACAGAATATACCTGCACAAATTTTAATGACAACAAATATTTAACGCAACATGACGTGAGACTTaactaaaaattaacaaaatgttaaaaaaaatatcaaacttgCAAATTTGTAAACCACAGTTAACAGATCTTGTGAATTCAAATATGGACAGGTGTAATCTTATAAGTACGGAAATAATGGTATTTACAACCAGCAATAAAACCATACTTGCAACAGCTTGATACgttattacaattagtcaattacATTGGTCCatagcaaacaaaaaacgttACCACCCATGACGACGGAAAATTGCTTTTTACCTTTGAAACTGTTGACAATAATACAGAGGCTATGCATAAGCACCACCAAAATATAGgcatctttttttaaaaacttgtttcCATGACAAATAGAGAAGCATTTCCACAAGGACAATACTCATGTTTTTATATTTAAAGGACTGCAGATGCTGTGTGTATGTGTACACTGCGTGACCACTGGACAGACTTGAACTTGTTATGTAAGCATAGATTTACTTTGTACCGATTCTTGTACAGCATAGTTTGTCTGCATTATCTGTCTCTACAAATTGGCACACATGCAATGAAGTGAATAATTGATATTAAAATACAAACTCATGAATGTAAGGTTGTGTTTTATTTGAAGTGATTACCAAGTGTTAATATTGCATATTTATGAGACATTGCAAGTATCAAGTCAAAATGAAGACATTCTGGCATTCACGAAATGggttattcagttgaaatccataaaccccgacgtaagacatcaccttaatctcccactcatATGGTGTAGATTcttaatggagtcacccattcaggtaaccccatttgaaatattcacactccctctatggtagattaaggtcatgtcttccatatatgaggggtgtatggattaaaactgcaatagcccattgaATCTCATAAGTGAACTATATAACCAATAAATGAACTGAATTCATACACAACATCACAAGCCATTAAGTTACACGCAGCATTTATTATACACACTGCTTATTTAGctagtctttttttaatatatttttttaatgttgtaCACTTTAAATTCcatctcatttttttttacaattaacATAATACAGCTCATTTTATAGCCAAATTAATTAATATGAGCTCAACTTCTCTTTTATGGTACATATTACTCGTAGTTTGtacaaaaaattaacaaaaagcaACTCGCAAAAAATACAAACTTATGATGTTAATTGTGTGTCTCACTACATCTTATTTTTTAGATAATTACACACCAAAATTGTTATACAGGTAATCATATGATCAGAAGgagtttaaaaaagaaaaataaataaacatatcaaatttAAACAGAATTAAATTTCTATTACAAGAACAACTCGACTTATGATTTCCAGCCGAAAATATTCTTTACCGAAGACAACTTAATTTTGTACATTGCATTAATATATTTCATATGAAGCACTAAAATTGGATCATATGCCTTCAAACATGTACAATATTCTTGAATTCTGCACAAGTAGATTTGATAGAATTTCaatgtacaacaatgttacttacAAGCATGTGTACTtgagggaaatacaaaaattgatattggcaaatgaAGAGATTGTGCTTGCACTCTTGGACTTGTAGCAAGTATAATTACAATGATGCTATTTTTTTCGAAAAAACCTGAAGCCGTTTGCAGTACAATGATAAAGCAAAGTGTAACAGCCAACCCTGATAAACAGAATTGCACACAATTATGATGTGCCTTATATGTTTTACCTCCTAggtggtggtggaggtggtggtggtgacCTCTCCCTTGGTGGAGGTGGAGGGGGAGGATTATCATGACCAGCGAAGTTATACATTGATAAGAAATTAATGGAGGTAGTTCCAGGCAGAGCAGTGACTGTAGTAAGAGGAGAGTGTGGAGGCATGGCTTGCTGCTTGGGCGGAGGTGGCGGCGGAGGAGGTGGCGGTGATGACGACGATAGATAACTCGGATAGTTGTTGTGGTTAGATTGGAAGCCGAGTGTATTTGGCTGCATTGCACTCTTCTTTGGTTCTGAAGGGGGCATGGGAAGTCTCAACAGAGACTGACTTGACGTCAACTGTGGTACTGGACTCTGTTTTGCTCCGTTGTCTGTGACTTTCCTTTTGGCTGGCGATGCCATAACAGCTGGTGAACCCTCTTTACCTGAGGAATGTGAATCAATGCTAGGACTACGCGATCGCTTTCTGCTGTTATGTGACCGGCTACCATGTGGGCTACTTGAGGACTTGTGCTTGTGATGCCTGTGGCGATGATGCCGCTCCGATCTCTCACCATCCTTGTCTTTTTTACGCTTTTCGTGTCTGTAATCAGCACCATCGTCTAATTGGGTTGCCTGCATCTTGTTGAGATCTAATTTTAATCTGATACCACTAGGAGACCCACTAGGCCTACTTTCTGTTTTCagttcttcttttttatttggcTTGCTAGTACTACTACTAGATTCTCCAGTATGATCTACCGACACAACTGGTCTACCACCAATCTTAATTTTCAATTTAAGGCCACCAACAGGTGTTGCAACAGCATCTTTGGAATCCCTGGGACTGGATACACCCCTCTCAACACTGTGTTCTCTACTGTCTGAATGTTTATGAGACTTGTGATGCCTCGGTGAGTCACGATGCCTATGCTCTTTATGTTtatgacgatggtgatgatggcCGTGTTCGCCTCTTGAATGTCTTTCTCTACCATCTCTGTGCTCTTTATGTGACCTTGATCTTTTGCTACTGTCATGGCCATTTGAATTTGGTAATTCACCACTCTCCTGTTCAGATCCACCAGTTTCATCATCCTCTGTATCTTTCTGTTCTGCTGCAAGTCGTTTCACAAGCTGCTGTTTTTGACGTTCAAGTTCTTGGAGTTTGGCTTCTTCAGCAGCTTTCACAGCTGCCTCCCTCTCTGCTGCTACTCTCTTTTCCTCTGCCAATCTGTGCTCTTCCTTTTCTTTGGCTATCCTTTGCTCTTCTTCCAGCTTTTTCTTCTCTTGGGCTAGTTTCTCCTCCAGTATTCTCCTTTCATTTGCCATTTCTTCAGCTTTTCGCCTGCTCTCTTCTGCTATTCTTCTTTCCTCCGCTAGTCTCTTTATTTCGGCTATCCTCTGTTCTTCTGCTCGCCTATTCTCCTCTGCAATTCTCTGCTCCTCTGCTCTTCTTTTTTCCTCTGCTAGTCTTCTCTCTTCAGCTAATTTTTCTTGTGCTTTTCTTAGTTCATCAGCTTTTCGCTTCTCTTCTGCTATTCTTCTCTCATCCGCTTTTCTTTTTTCCTCcgcttttcttctttcttctgctttTCTTTTCTCTACTGCTATTCTTCTCTCCTCGGCTTTCCTGAATTCTTCAGCTTTTCGTTTTTCTTCTGCAGCCTTTAGTTTCTCTTCTGCTATTCGTCTCTCTTcaacttttcttctttcttctgctattcttctttcttctgccagTCTTTCTTCtgcctttcttctttcttctgctttTCGTAATTCTTCAGCTTTTCGTTTCTCTTctgcttttcttctttcttccaatTTTCTTCTTTCATCCGCTTTTCTTCTATCTTCCGCTTTTCGTCTTTCTTCCACTTTTTTTCCTTCTTCTGCTTTCCTCTTCTCCTCTACTTTTCTCTTTTCTTCAGCTAATCTCCTTTCCTCAGCAAGCCTAAATTTCTCTTCAGCTTGCCTCTTCTCTTCAGCTTGCCTCTTCTCTTCTGCCAGTCTTCTCTCTTCAGCTATTCTTTGCTCTTCTGCAATACGTTTCTCTTCTGCTATCCTCTTTTCCTCTGCTATTCGCTTCTCCTCCACTATTCTTTTCTCTTGTGCTATTCTTTTCTCCTCAGCTTTTCTTCTCTCTTCAGCTTTTCTTCTCTCGTCAGCTTTTCTTCTCTCTTCTGCTATTCTTCTCTCTTCTTTTTGCTTTTCTTCCAATCTCTTTTGTTCCAGCCATTTTTTCTTTCGTTCCTCCTTTTCCTTAGTTCTCTGTTCAGCTTTAAGCCTGTCAGCCACTCGTTTTTGCTCAGCTGCAAGCATTTCAGCAGCTGCTGCCAGCTTTTGTTCGGCAGCTAATTTCTCCTCTGCTTTCTTCTTCTCAGCAGCCAACCGCTTCTTTTCTTCATGCCTTCTCCGTTGCTCTGCTTTGTGTTCTTCCCTTTGCTTTGACTTGTGTTGGTGTTCTGCAAGAcgcttcctttctttttcctcaCGAGCCCTCTTCTCTTCAGCTTCAAGCTGTTTCCCTTTCATTGCCAATTGCTGTTCTAATCTCTTGTGCTCTGCTGCCAATTCAGCTtgtattctttttttctttctgtttacTATCAGGTGTTGTCTTACTTTGTTTTTGCTGAGCCCGCTTCTTTTCCTCAGCGCGCCTTCTTTCATACTCCCGCCTTTTTTGGTCGTGTAAACGTTTTTGCTCTGCCGGGTCAGATTTGCTTGATTTTTGACCATGTTGGTCTGCATGATGTCTGTGATGCTTCTCTGTACTGTGTGATCTGTGTTCTCCAGGAGGTCTGTGTGATTGGGGTCTACCTGACGAGTCAGGCAGTGTAGGAATGGGAGGGCTATCTACAGATTTCTTAGTATCTACAAGTGATGATAAATCGCTAAGTTTCAAATGAGGTGAGTCTCTTAACTGTGAATCCAAGTGTGGGGCTAATAATAAAGCAGGAGGTACTGAATGAACTCCTTTCTCAGCTTTGTTTCGGGGTGTTCCGCTCTCCCCATCTGATTGCCGTATACGTTCACGTTCCTTTTGCTCTTTGTACTCTTTGTAGGACTTCTTAACAGTTTCAGACCGTCTTCCTTGATCAGAGTCATTgtcattaaaatttgacagagaAAAACTGCCAGAACTTAATGGATCATATCCAGATGGCCCTGCACCATCTATGCCATCTGTGTCACCATGTTCACTGAGTTGTGACATAGGTTGAAAGTCCATGGGGTACCCCATGCTGTCATTGAGAGAACCAAGGGATCCCTGGGTGCTGATGGAACTTCCTGAGGCATTGCTACCAGGCAGACCACTGTCAAGAGATGCTGTGTCTCCGGTGTGTTTGATGCGTCATCTGTCCTAGCTCTCTTAGCTGGTCCTCCACTCTGAAAAAGACAGAAATGTGATCACCATATTAATAACCCTAAGTTCATTATGCATATATTCagtaaaatatgataaaatatttcaaaacgacAACTCAGAATGGTCAAGTGTCAAATTGCAGTACACTGCAAAGTTTTCAAGAATGGAATCACATCTATGTATTTGCAAGtaatacactcctcaaaagaattaaaggatcagatgaaaaattatcagtatttttgaaaacataggatatgatgataatattattgataattgtgcttgatctttcattacatcacttgttccataagctgcagacaaaattcactcattacaaatatccgccatcACCCACATCGCGAGGGGAAGGCAAACGttaccacggtcaaggtcaagtcacatattggggagggtgtgtgtatgtgacgtGTATTTGGGTCTATATGTCACATTAGTaggtataagatgccctcaatgtatccccgggggtgtggaaagtcattaatgtaaccgtacaaaagatgaAGACCTGCAGCCCCCTCCTCGTTtctctgagggtaggggtcataatcgtgatcattaaatggtacagaacatagagtattcatttatgcattacgttGCACTATTAAGGGAGGGATAGGGAGCACAAttatgacccctaccctcagatatgtgaggaggggggcggttacattaatgactttccccaccccggggatacattgagggcatcttatacccactaatgtgacttATAGACCCAACTCACATCACATACACAACcccatctcaatatgtgacttgaccttgaccggagtgacttgaaaaatggcttcaaaatcagaTTTTCCCCCTTCCCCTCAAGATAGTGGATGTTTacaatgagtgaattttgtctacAACGTAGGaaacaagtgatgtaatgaaagatcaagcacaattatcaataatattatcatcatatcctatgttttctaaaatgttgattacatttatctgatcctttaattcttttgaggagtgtattaCTTATTGGTTATTAGTTTCAAATAGTACAGGAAGGTGCATAATCCTGATCAATTTTGTGGTGTAATATCCGATTTACTAAGCTTATACAAAAACAATCAGactttgagtttaaaaaaattgaggtgGGTGATGAATAGCACACCTCAAACTTGtgaggagtgctattttgtgaatgagTGTGATTGCCAAAATGCACACGAAGCCTGCATCGCATGACAGCTCCCGTTGTTATTTTTTACGATATAAACCCAACATTCAAAGCCCAATTTAACACACATCttgtaatatttttgaaaacatgtttggAGAATCTTGCTTACTAGTATAGCATGGATTGAATCATGAAAGTTTGGTTATTTATATTCTTCATGAGTCTAAATTAAGTAAGCGGGTGATATACAAGTGTAAGCTTAAAATTATGATCATTTAAGGAGTGCGGAGGAGTGTGGGCGCACTCCTCAAAACTCAAAGCTTGGGACCTGGTGTAGACTCACACACTATTCAAGTGTAACCTTACTTAATTGAATCTATTCATGAAACAAAACAATTTGTTTACAAATTTTATGTTAAATGACCTTTGTATGTAATCTTACATCCCCATTATTGTAATGAATGTTGCAatgaatgaatgtacacatgACCCAAGTTTGATAATCATTGAACCTATGTGTTTGCGGCTTTGTCACGGTACACACAATGAATATACACATGGAATTTACATCTCGCATTGACTATTACATTAACACATACCCTGGTAACACTTTCTTTGCAGTGAAGGATCCTTCTCTTGAGTCTGCTAGGACAAGCTTCCAAGATGATTAAAAATTCTTCAGTCAACTCTGCAAAGGAAACAAATAGCTAGCTATCAGACAGTGAATGCAATTATGAAGTTGTAGGACAGTATACAAATCCTACATGGTTAGAGGGGAATAAGGCAAACTTGAGGGTACTGGCTAAACTTATCACAGAGCCTGGAGGGTCAGTGGTGATAGGCTGGCAGCCATTAATGAGAGAAGTATAGCTGTCCTATTTCCCTGATATAAACCTTATAATACTTTATAACACCACGCTGTGACCAAGGTGATCTGCTAGTAATACAAAATATCCAATGGCTCAAAACAGAAACACTGTAGTGTAA carries:
- the LOC140155794 gene encoding LOW QUALITY PROTEIN: uncharacterized protein (The sequence of the model RefSeq protein was modified relative to this genomic sequence to represent the inferred CDS: deleted 3 bases in 2 codons) — translated: MAAESRWYFSREQLRNSPSRKCGVESEKELSYRQQAANLIQDMGQRLQVTQLCINTAIVYMHRFYQFQSFTKFPRNNIAAASLFLAAKVEEQPHKLEHVIKVAHACLHRGGSSLDTRSDAYLQQAQELVINESILLQTLGFEVGVDHPHTHVVKCTQMIRASKDLAQTSYFMATNSLHLTTFCLQYKPTVVACVCIYLACKWSQWEIPKSNDGKWWWQYMDPNVTKDELDELTEEFLIILEACPSRLKRRILHCKESVTRSGGPAKRARTDDASNTPETQHLDSGLPGSNASGSSISTQGSLGSLNDSMGYPMDFQPMSQLSEHGDTDGIDGAGPSGYDPLSSGSFSLSNFNDNDSDQGRRSETVKKSYKEYKEQKERERIRQSDGESGTPRNKAEKGVHSVPPALLLAPHLDSQLRDSPHLKLSDLSSLVDTKKSVDSPPIPTLPDSSGRPQSHRPPGEHRSHSTEKHHRHHADQHGQKSSKSDPAEQKRLHDQKRREYEEGALRKRSGLSKNKVRQHLIVNRKKKRIQAELAAEHKRLEQQLAMKGKQLEAEEKRAREEKERKRLAEHQHKSKQREEHKAEQRRRHEEKKRLAAEKKKAEEKLAAEQKLAAAAEMLAAEQKRVADRLKAEQRTKEKEERKKKWLEQKRLEEKQKEERRIAEERRKADERRKAEERRKAEEKRIAQEKRIVEEKRIAEEKRIAEEKRIAEEQRIAEERRLAEEKRQAEEKRQAEEKFRLAEERRLAEEKRKVEEKRKAEEGKKVEERRKAEDRRKADERRKLEERRKAEEKRKAEELRKAEERRKAEERLAEERRIAEERRKVEERRIAEEKLKAAEEKRKAEEFRKAEERRIAVEKRKAEERRKAEEKRKADERRIAEEKRKADELRKAQEKLAEERRLAEEKRRAEEQRIAEENRRAEEQRIAEIKRLAEERRIAEESRRKAEEMANERRILEEKLAQEKKKLEEEQRIAKEKEEHRLAEEKRVAAEREAAVKAAEEAKLQELERQKQQLVKRLAAEQKDTEDDETGGSEQESGELPNSNGHDSSKRSRSHKEHRDGRERHSRGEHGHHHHRHKHKEHRHRDSPRHHKSHKHSDSREHSVERGVSSPRDSKDAVATPVGGLKLKIKIGGRPVVSVDHTGESSSSTSKPNKKEELKTESRPSGSPSGIRLKLDLNKMQATQLDDGADYRHEKRKKDKDGERSERHHRHRHHKHKSSSSPHGSRSHNSRKRSRSPSIDSHSSGKEGSPAVMASPAKRKVTDNGAKQSPVPQLTSSQSLLRLPMPPSEPKKSAMQPNTLGFQSNHNNYPSYLSSSSPPPPPPPPPPKQQAMPPHSPLTTVTALPGTTSINFLSMYNFAGHDNPPPPPPPRERSPPPPPPPPRR